One Erinaceus europaeus chromosome 5, mEriEur2.1, whole genome shotgun sequence genomic window carries:
- the LOC132538563 gene encoding oncostatin-M-specific receptor subunit beta-like, with product MAVFTLFQTTFLMASLSLSVCHSEGLHYKSTAPGGHFPHFIGWDRNSGCFRPLKQEFLSESPPWAPESLRVFPNSPQQRLHLQWTVHSLDHQQLKRLNVVFQIQISRVNTEKVIWVENYTTAVDGDHVLRWSWESELPLECATHFVRIRGLAGDAKAPGLRFWSQWTSWEKVDGKE from the exons ATGGCTGTCTTCACTTTGTTCCAAACAACCTTCCTCATGGCCTCTCTGTCCTTGAGCGTGTGTCACAGTGAAg gcctgcactacaaatccaccgctcctggaggccacttccccCATTTTATCGGATGGGACAGAAATTCAGGTTGCTTCAGACCCCTCAAACAAGAGT TCTTGTCTGAATCGCCACCGTGGGCTCCCGAGTCCCTGAGAGTCTTCCCCAACTCTCCACAGCAGCGTTTGCATTTACAATGGACGGTTCACAGCCTTGACCATCAGCAGCTGAAGCGACTGAACGTGGTTTTTCAGATACAGATCAGTAGAGTGAACACAGAGAAGGTTATCTGGGTG GAGAACTACACCACCGCTGTGGATGGGGACCACGTTCTGCGCTGGAGCTGGGAGTCTGAGCTGCCTCTGGAGTGTGCCACACACTTCGTCAGAATCCGGGGTCTCGCAGGTGACGCCAAGGCCCCAGGACTCAGATTCTGGAGCCAATGGACTTCCTGGGAGAAAGTGGATGGTAAGGAGTGA